Below is a genomic region from Ancylomarina subtilis.
GTTGCCAACTCGGCTAAAACATCTTTGTGTTTCAACTCCATCATGTCCAAGAAATCTTTTTCAAATTCCTTCGTTTTCTCAACAGGTACACTACGAAGTAAGCCCTGACTTCCGCAGTACAAAATGGCAACTTGTCTTTCAACTGAATAGGGTGAGTACTGTCCTTGTTTTAGGATCTCAACATTCTTAGCACCCTTATTCAATACCGATAAAGTGGCAGCATCCATATCCGATCCAAATTTAGCAAAAGCCTCAAGTTCACGATATTGTGCCTGATCCAGTTTCAAGGTTCCAGCCACTTTCTTCATCGACTTAATTTGAGCATTACCCCCAACACGAGATACCGAAATACCCACATTAATCGCCGGACGAATCCCCGCATTAAACAGGTCAGATTCAAGGAAAATCTGTCCATCAGTAATGGAAATTACATTGGTTGGAATATAAGCCGATACATCACCTGCCTGAGTTTCAATAATTGGCAAGGCAGTTAATGACCCCCCTCCTCGAATGATAGATTCGCCATTTTCATCCTTTGCATCAATCAAACTCTGAGGTAAATCATTCATTTGACGAGCAATATCGTCTGAATTAATAATTTTAGCTGCACGCTCTAACAAACGTGAGTGAAGGTAAAAAACATCACCTGGATATGCTTCACGTCCTGGTGGACGACGAAGGAGTAGAGAAACTTCACGGTACGAAACCGCCTGTTTCGATAAATCATCATAGATAATCAGTGCAGGACGTCCGGTATCACGGAAGAACTCACCAATTGAAGCCCCTGCAAAGGGTGCGTAAAATTGAAGTGCAGCAGGATCAGAGGCTGTTGCCATCACAATAACGGTATAGGCCATTGCTCCATGATCCTCAAGTGTTTTGGCAATATTAGCTACAGTTGAGCCTTTCTGCCCGATTGCAACATAAATACAATAAACAGGCTCTCCTTTATCGTAGAATTCTTTCTGATTGATAATGGTATCAATCGCAATGGCTGTTTTACCTGTCTGACGGTCACCAATAATTAATTCACGCTGTCCACGACCGATAGGAATCATGGCATCAACAGATTTCAAACCTGTCTGAAGAGGCTCGTTTACCGGTTGACGATATAAAACTCCCGGAGCCTTACGTTCCAAAGGCATTTCATATGTTTTACCTTGTATTGCACCCTTACCATCTACAGGTTCACCAATGGTATTAATCACACGCCCTAACATGCCTTCACCAACATTGATAGAAGCAATTCTATTCGTACGTTTTACTGTATCGCCTTCTTTAATCCCTCGAGTTTCACCAAGCAATACCGCTCCTACATTATCCTCTTCAAGATTAAGAACGATACCTAAAACACCATTCTGAAATTCGATCAATTCATTTGATCCAACGTGTGACAAACCGTAAATACGGGCAATTCCATCACCCACTTGTAGTACGGTTCCAACTTCTTCAAGTTGCGCTTCGGTTTTTAGACCTTCTAATTGCTGCTTTAGAATTTCCGAAACTTCAGCAGGTTTAATACTAGCCATATTTTTTATTGCTTTTGTTACGATTCAAGACTTATGTATGAGATTCAAGATCCACAGCGGTGCGGTATAAAGACTGATACAGCCTTATCTCAAACTTCAAAATTCTTTATTTATTAATTTATAAGAGCTCAGCTTAAAATTAAGTCTAGCCTTATACTAATGCTCTTTTAATGCGATTCAATTGTGTAGAAACACTGGTATCTAACTCCTGATCATCAACCCGAAGAATAAAACCTCCAATGATATCCTTATCCAGAACTTCTTCTAACTCAATTTTTGAATTAAAAGCCTGTTTAAGCATTTCACCTAGCTTTGTTTTGCCTTCCTCATCAATCTGAACAGCAGTTGTTAATTTTGCAGATACAATTCCCTGATCTTTTCGACATAAAGCCAAAAAATTACGAACCATATCTTTCATGAAAATTTCACGACGGTTTTGAAAAACCATATCCAGAAAGTTAAGAGTAAGAGCATCAAGCTTATCAGCTAAAATCAGTTTGACAGTCTTTCTTTTCTGAGACGTTTTAACCACCGGACTTTCAATCATCAACCAGAAATCCTTCACTGTATTGCAAAGTTCTCCAACAAGCTTCATGTCATCCACAATTGTGTCTAACATGCCTTTTTCTTTTCCCAGTTGGAAAAGAGCTTTTGCATATCGAACCGAGATTTTACTTTCGTTCATATCTTCTAATTAATTGCTATCCCCAAGGGATAGATGTTCGACTTTCAGAGAATTAATTGATATTGACGTCCTTCATCAAGTCCTGGAAATAATCCTTCTGTTGTTGATCATCTTCGAACTGACGACGTAAAACCTTTTCTGCAATCTCTACTGAAAGACTAGCCACCTGTTTTTTTATCTCTCCTAAGGCAGCCA
It encodes:
- the atpH gene encoding ATP synthase F1 subunit delta, which gives rise to MNESKISVRYAKALFQLGKEKGMLDTIVDDMKLVGELCNTVKDFWLMIESPVVKTSQKRKTVKLILADKLDALTLNFLDMVFQNRREIFMKDMVRNFLALCRKDQGIVSAKLTTAVQIDEEGKTKLGEMLKQAFNSKIELEEVLDKDIIGGFILRVDDQELDTSVSTQLNRIKRALV
- the atpA gene encoding F0F1 ATP synthase subunit alpha, with the translated sequence MASIKPAEVSEILKQQLEGLKTEAQLEEVGTVLQVGDGIARIYGLSHVGSNELIEFQNGVLGIVLNLEEDNVGAVLLGETRGIKEGDTVKRTNRIASINVGEGMLGRVINTIGEPVDGKGAIQGKTYEMPLERKAPGVLYRQPVNEPLQTGLKSVDAMIPIGRGQRELIIGDRQTGKTAIAIDTIINQKEFYDKGEPVYCIYVAIGQKGSTVANIAKTLEDHGAMAYTVIVMATASDPAALQFYAPFAGASIGEFFRDTGRPALIIYDDLSKQAVSYREVSLLLRRPPGREAYPGDVFYLHSRLLERAAKIINSDDIARQMNDLPQSLIDAKDENGESIIRGGGSLTALPIIETQAGDVSAYIPTNVISITDGQIFLESDLFNAGIRPAINVGISVSRVGGNAQIKSMKKVAGTLKLDQAQYRELEAFAKFGSDMDAATLSVLNKGAKNVEILKQGQYSPYSVERQVAILYCGSQGLLRSVPVEKTKEFEKDFLDMMELKHKDVLAELATGKYTDQAQDTMRQVAAEVSEKYKN